Proteins from one Legionella taurinensis genomic window:
- a CDS encoding S8 family serine peptidase, translating to MRYQTGLIGCTLLALAHGACASPEAHDVRVIIKYKHPMALTSLQKQLTQQLHVPVKTLTPMANGAYVLSIPATELKQANSQGDATDWVLATLRHNPEIQYAVKDRVGHFKPMNQPTDNDYIPLSHELQWDEFSAPAGVMLESAAGKRDGAWAYTTGEAHFPVVVAVLDTGVALNPSLVDNLTKDDGGAVWGWNFAGNNRDVRDETRSYHGTHVAGTIAGYGEVMNGIGVHLKVLPVKIPDASGMFYESQVVNAIYWSVGGDVPGVPHNPYPAKVLNMSFGVDEGPGKEIDHCDEALQEALSFARKQGAVVAAAAGNDNRWEHYNAPAVCNHTMKVASTGPEGLRAYYSNYGPGITYAAPGGDARYGKTGSILSTVNPGGGYQGSGFDFYQGTSMASPHAAGIAALIYAVKNSDITPEQVEQLLFTTTHAFGESRDANKSCVGKKPCGHGILDAHQAIKAALANYDVVFTAPSGQNLGLVSCARGAMQAQQKTLITAKAQWQQLEATCQDEGDYHLPRVEQNGEQIVAVYGKTRYQLNKSSFKRCEVIGFDGVGCYF from the coding sequence ATGCGGTATCAAACAGGACTTATCGGATGCACCCTGCTGGCTCTGGCTCACGGGGCATGTGCTTCACCCGAAGCCCATGATGTGCGGGTCATTATCAAATACAAACATCCCATGGCGTTGACCAGCCTGCAAAAGCAGTTAACCCAGCAATTGCATGTGCCTGTAAAAACCTTAACGCCCATGGCGAATGGCGCTTATGTGCTGTCCATCCCGGCAACCGAACTAAAACAGGCCAACTCCCAGGGTGATGCAACGGATTGGGTATTGGCAACGCTTCGCCACAATCCTGAGATCCAATATGCCGTCAAAGACCGGGTGGGCCATTTTAAACCCATGAATCAACCGACTGACAACGACTACATTCCATTATCCCACGAACTGCAGTGGGATGAGTTCTCAGCGCCAGCTGGGGTCATGCTGGAATCAGCCGCTGGCAAACGCGACGGTGCCTGGGCCTATACGACGGGTGAGGCGCACTTCCCTGTGGTGGTTGCTGTTTTAGATACCGGGGTGGCTTTAAATCCCAGCCTCGTGGATAACCTGACCAAAGACGATGGCGGTGCGGTGTGGGGATGGAATTTCGCCGGCAACAACCGTGATGTACGTGATGAAACGCGTTCTTACCATGGCACGCATGTCGCAGGGACAATAGCCGGTTACGGTGAGGTCATGAATGGCATAGGCGTTCATCTGAAAGTACTGCCGGTGAAAATACCGGATGCCAGCGGCATGTTTTATGAAAGCCAGGTGGTGAATGCCATTTATTGGTCAGTCGGCGGTGATGTGCCTGGTGTACCGCATAATCCTTACCCTGCCAAAGTATTGAATATGAGCTTTGGCGTGGATGAGGGACCTGGCAAAGAGATCGATCACTGCGATGAAGCCTTGCAGGAAGCCTTGTCTTTCGCCCGAAAACAAGGGGCTGTGGTTGCGGCAGCCGCAGGCAATGACAACCGTTGGGAGCATTACAATGCGCCGGCGGTCTGTAATCACACCATGAAGGTTGCCTCGACCGGACCTGAAGGTTTGCGTGCCTATTATTCCAATTACGGCCCGGGCATCACTTACGCGGCGCCAGGCGGTGACGCACGTTACGGCAAGACGGGCTCCATTCTGTCAACGGTGAATCCTGGTGGCGGCTATCAGGGTTCGGGATTCGATTTCTATCAAGGCACCAGCATGGCTTCCCCGCATGCAGCGGGTATTGCCGCGTTGATTTACGCAGTTAAAAACAGCGACATCACACCGGAACAGGTAGAACAGCTTCTCTTTACCACCACCCATGCTTTTGGCGAAAGCCGTGATGCCAACAAGTCGTGCGTCGGCAAAAAGCCTTGCGGCCACGGTATCCTGGATGCGCATCAGGCCATAAAAGCCGCATTAGCCAATTACGATGTGGTCTTTACAGCTCCCAGCGGACAGAACCTTGGGTTGGTTTCCTGTGCCCGAGGGGCCATGCAGGCTCAACAAAAAACGCTAATCACCGCGAAAGCTCAGTGGCAACAACTGGAAGCCACTTGCCAGGATGAAGGCGATTACCACTTACCCAGAGTGGAGCAGAATGGCGAGCAGATTGTGGCTGTGTATGGCAAAACCCGTTATCAATTGAATAAATCATCCTTCAAACGCTGCGAGGTCATCGGTTTCGATGGCGTGGGTTGCTATTTCTAA
- the ahcY gene encoding adenosylhomocysteinase, whose translation MKHIDALSTPRVGQDFKVADISLAAWGRKEIAIAETEMPGLMALRQEFAKTQPLKGARIAGCLHMTIQTAVLIETLIALGAEVRWSSCNIFSTQDQAAAAIAASGVPVFAWKGETEEEYWWCVEQTIRGPDGWEPNLLLDDGGDLTQMMHEKYPNLLKNVRGVSEETTTGVARLYEMAKQHQLKIPAINVNNAVTKSKFDNLYGCRESLLDGLKRATDVMIAGKVAIILGYGDVGKGCAQALKGQGATVYISEIDPICALQAAMEGYRVVTLDDVAHEVDIVVSATGNYHVVTHDHLLRMRNQAIVCNIGHFDSEIDIQSLRQYRWENIKPQVDHVIFPDGKRLIILAEGRLVNLGCATGHPSFVMSTSFTNQVLAQIELFQHSDHYEHQVYVLPKHLDEKVARLHLDRIGAKLTQLTREQADYIGVSVDGPYKPDHYRY comes from the coding sequence ATGAAACACATCGATGCATTGAGTACGCCTCGTGTTGGTCAGGATTTTAAAGTGGCTGATATTTCCTTAGCCGCCTGGGGCCGTAAAGAAATCGCCATTGCTGAAACCGAAATGCCGGGTTTGATGGCCTTACGTCAGGAATTTGCCAAAACCCAACCCCTTAAGGGCGCACGGATTGCCGGCTGCCTGCACATGACTATTCAGACCGCCGTGTTAATCGAAACCCTGATTGCTTTGGGCGCAGAGGTTCGATGGTCCTCCTGTAATATCTTTTCCACCCAGGATCAGGCGGCTGCGGCAATTGCGGCAAGCGGCGTGCCGGTGTTTGCCTGGAAGGGAGAAACGGAAGAAGAATACTGGTGGTGCGTGGAGCAAACCATCCGCGGGCCTGATGGTTGGGAACCGAATCTCCTGCTGGATGACGGCGGCGATTTGACCCAGATGATGCACGAAAAATACCCCAATCTGTTAAAAAATGTGCGAGGCGTTTCAGAGGAAACCACAACCGGCGTGGCCCGTCTGTACGAAATGGCTAAACAGCATCAGCTCAAAATTCCAGCCATCAATGTCAATAATGCGGTAACCAAGTCAAAATTCGACAATCTATACGGCTGCCGTGAATCGCTGCTGGATGGATTAAAGCGCGCCACGGATGTCATGATTGCCGGCAAAGTGGCCATTATCTTAGGTTACGGGGATGTGGGCAAGGGGTGTGCACAAGCCTTGAAAGGCCAGGGGGCAACCGTCTACATCAGTGAAATTGATCCCATCTGCGCATTGCAGGCGGCCATGGAAGGGTATCGAGTGGTTACGCTGGATGATGTCGCTCACGAAGTCGATATTGTTGTCAGTGCCACAGGCAATTACCACGTGGTGACCCATGACCATCTGTTGCGGATGCGCAATCAGGCCATTGTCTGTAATATTGGTCATTTTGATTCCGAAATTGACATACAAAGCCTGCGCCAATACCGTTGGGAGAATATAAAACCTCAGGTGGATCATGTCATATTTCCAGACGGCAAGCGTCTGATTATTTTGGCGGAAGGTCGGTTGGTCAACTTGGGTTGTGCGACCGGACACCCCAGTTTTGTCATGTCCACGTCGTTCACCAATCAGGTTTTAGCTCAAATTGAATTATTTCAGCACAGCGACCATTACGAGCATCAGGTGTACGTGTTACCCAAACACCTGGATGAAAAAGTCGCTCGCCTGCACTTGGACCGTATTGGTGCTAAATTAACACAATTGACCCGTGAGCAGGCCGATTACATCGGTGTCTCAGTGGATGGGCCGTACAAGCCGGATCATTACCGGTATTAA
- the metK gene encoding methionine adenosyltransferase: protein MSNFHVFTSESVSEGHPDKIADQISDAILDAILAKDPKARVACETMVKTGMVLVGGEITTTAWVDVEDITRGVIRDIGYNSSEMGFDWASCAVLSAIGKQSPDIAQGVDNQETKILGAGDQGLMFGYASRETDVYMPAPIAYSHRLMAKQAQMRKEGKLPWLRPDAKCQLTMRYEQGKPVAIDTIVFSTQHAPDISHKELCEAVREEIIKPILPAAWLTPSTRYFINPTGRFVIGGPLGDCGLTGRKIIVDTYGGMARHGGGCFSGKDPSKVDRSAAYAARHVAKNLVAAGIADKCEIQVSYAIGVAEPTSISIDTYNTGRLSDDTIIDLINTHFDLTPQGIIDHHDLLRPIYRQTAAYGHYGRNDLPWERLDKVDALKRAL, encoded by the coding sequence GTGAGTAATTTTCACGTTTTTACTTCGGAATCCGTTTCAGAAGGCCATCCGGATAAGATTGCCGATCAGATTTCCGATGCGATTTTAGATGCCATTTTAGCAAAAGATCCCAAAGCACGTGTGGCCTGCGAAACCATGGTCAAGACCGGTATGGTGTTAGTCGGCGGCGAAATCACAACCACCGCCTGGGTGGATGTGGAAGACATCACCCGCGGCGTTATTCGCGACATCGGGTACAACAGTTCGGAGATGGGGTTTGACTGGGCGTCCTGTGCGGTGTTAAGCGCAATTGGCAAACAGTCTCCCGACATTGCTCAGGGTGTGGACAATCAGGAAACCAAAATACTGGGTGCAGGGGATCAAGGCCTGATGTTCGGTTATGCCAGCCGTGAAACCGATGTGTACATGCCGGCTCCTATCGCCTACTCCCACCGCTTGATGGCAAAGCAGGCGCAGATGCGCAAAGAAGGGAAATTACCCTGGCTGCGTCCTGATGCCAAATGCCAGCTGACCATGCGCTATGAGCAGGGCAAACCGGTGGCCATCGATACCATCGTCTTTTCCACTCAGCATGCTCCCGACATCAGTCACAAGGAATTATGCGAAGCCGTTCGTGAGGAAATCATCAAGCCGATTTTACCGGCTGCCTGGTTAACGCCATCTACTCGTTATTTCATTAATCCCACAGGCCGTTTCGTAATCGGCGGACCGTTAGGTGATTGTGGTTTGACCGGACGAAAAATCATTGTGGATACTTATGGCGGCATGGCACGTCATGGCGGCGGGTGTTTTTCCGGTAAAGATCCGTCCAAAGTGGATCGTTCTGCCGCTTATGCAGCTCGTCATGTGGCTAAAAACCTGGTGGCTGCAGGCATTGCTGACAAGTGCGAAATTCAGGTTTCTTATGCGATCGGCGTAGCGGAGCCCACCTCCATCAGCATCGACACCTACAATACCGGCCGTTTATCGGATGACACCATCATTGATTTAATCAATACGCACTTCGATTTAACGCCGCAGGGAATTATTGATCATCACGATTTGCTGCGTCCGATTTATCGGCAGACAGCTGCGTACGGTCACTACGGCCGAAATGATCTTCCCTGGGAGCGTCTGGACAAAGTCGATGCCCTTAAAAGAGCACTGTAA
- the carA gene encoding glutamine-hydrolyzing carbamoyl-phosphate synthase small subunit, with protein sequence MFNKPAILALADGTVFRGVSVGAHGDCVGELVFNTSMTGYQEMLTDPSYARQIITLTTAHVGNTGCNEEDMESSRIWAAGLVMRHCSLIPSNYRASQSLPDWLKKQGVVAIAGIDTRQLTLLLREKGAIGACISTQDDEEAAIRKAQQFGGLDGMDLACEVSRQTIERWHDGRGEWGQKSRPSHFHVVAYDFGVKYNILRILHEKGCHITLVPATTSAKEALALNPDGIFLSNGPGDPFACDYAIAATREFLEKGIPLFGICLGFQILALAAGAKTVKMKFGHHGANHPVIDTRPPRRVFITSQNHGFTVEEASLPDCLEITHRSLFDNSLQGIRHKTKPALAFQGHPEASPGPHEIEIIFDEFVTMMDSNHKTNLGRTGSE encoded by the coding sequence ATGTTTAATAAACCAGCAATTTTAGCGCTAGCCGATGGAACAGTATTTCGAGGGGTTTCCGTGGGTGCACACGGGGATTGTGTCGGTGAACTGGTTTTCAATACGTCGATGACTGGCTACCAGGAAATGCTAACCGATCCATCCTATGCCAGGCAGATTATTACGCTGACGACGGCGCATGTCGGGAATACCGGCTGTAATGAAGAGGACATGGAATCTTCACGAATCTGGGCGGCGGGTCTTGTCATGCGTCACTGTTCGCTGATCCCGAGCAATTACCGTGCGTCACAGTCCTTGCCCGACTGGCTTAAGAAGCAGGGTGTCGTGGCCATCGCCGGCATCGATACCCGCCAGTTGACCCTTCTATTGCGCGAGAAAGGAGCAATAGGGGCCTGTATCAGCACGCAGGATGATGAAGAAGCGGCTATTCGTAAGGCGCAGCAGTTCGGCGGTCTTGACGGTATGGATCTTGCCTGTGAGGTGTCCCGCCAGACGATTGAACGCTGGCATGACGGCCGCGGCGAATGGGGACAAAAATCCAGGCCTTCTCATTTTCATGTGGTCGCTTATGATTTTGGCGTGAAATACAATATCCTGCGTATCCTGCATGAAAAAGGCTGCCATATCACCCTCGTGCCGGCGACTACCTCGGCCAAAGAAGCCCTGGCTTTAAATCCTGACGGTATCTTTTTATCCAATGGTCCGGGCGATCCGTTTGCCTGTGATTATGCCATTGCCGCCACGCGTGAATTTTTAGAAAAAGGCATCCCCCTCTTCGGCATTTGCCTGGGTTTTCAAATCCTGGCCTTAGCGGCTGGGGCTAAAACCGTTAAAATGAAATTTGGTCACCATGGCGCCAATCATCCAGTGATTGACACACGGCCACCCCGCCGGGTATTCATCACCAGTCAGAACCATGGCTTTACGGTGGAAGAAGCCAGTTTACCGGATTGCCTTGAAATAACGCACCGCTCACTGTTTGATAACAGCTTACAGGGTATCCGACACAAGACTAAACCCGCTCTGGCTTTTCAGGGGCATCCGGAAGCAAGTCCAGGCCCGCATGAAATTGAAATCATTTTCGATGAATTTGTCACTATGATGGATTCAAATCATAAAACCAATTTAGGGAGAACAGGTAGTGAGTAA
- the dnaJ gene encoding molecular chaperone DnaJ: protein MEQQDYYELLGVGRHADESEIKKAYRKLAMKYHPDRNSNDKESEEKFKEIQKAYAVLSDPQKRAAYDQFGHAGVDPSMRGGFGGFGGFGDVFEDIFENIFSGGRGQGRQSRGQRGADLQYNLQLTLEEAAAGKQVEITVPRHAACGVCHGSGAKPGSSPKNCETCGGVGQVRIQQGFFSIQQTCPSCHGEGRVITDPCGNCHGQGRVRESKKLTVKIPAGVDNGDRVRLSGEGEAGIHGGGSGDLYVQIGVKAHPIFERSDSDLHCEVPISFATAALGGSIEVPTLEGRVTLKIPAETQTGKVFRLRGKGIKSVRGQGVGDLLCRVVVETPVNLSREQKDLLTQLQESLDSSKKTHSPRLSSWFDGVKKFFEDMKF from the coding sequence ATGGAACAACAGGATTACTACGAACTTCTCGGCGTGGGCCGTCATGCCGATGAAAGCGAAATCAAAAAGGCCTATCGCAAGCTGGCCATGAAATACCACCCTGATCGTAATTCCAATGACAAAGAGTCTGAAGAAAAATTCAAGGAAATTCAAAAAGCCTACGCTGTGCTGTCCGATCCGCAAAAACGAGCGGCTTATGATCAGTTTGGCCATGCCGGCGTTGATCCATCCATGCGCGGCGGATTTGGGGGTTTTGGCGGGTTTGGCGATGTGTTTGAAGACATTTTCGAGAACATTTTCTCCGGCGGGCGCGGACAGGGGCGGCAATCACGCGGCCAGCGCGGTGCGGATCTGCAATACAACCTGCAACTGACTCTCGAAGAAGCAGCAGCGGGCAAGCAGGTTGAAATTACCGTACCCCGTCATGCGGCCTGTGGTGTCTGTCATGGTTCCGGAGCCAAACCCGGCTCCAGCCCCAAAAATTGCGAAACCTGCGGCGGTGTAGGCCAGGTGCGTATCCAACAGGGTTTCTTTTCCATTCAACAAACCTGTCCCAGCTGTCATGGCGAAGGTCGGGTAATCACCGATCCCTGTGGCAACTGCCATGGCCAGGGCCGCGTACGGGAAAGTAAAAAACTCACGGTTAAAATTCCGGCCGGCGTCGACAATGGCGACAGAGTGCGGTTAAGCGGTGAAGGTGAGGCCGGTATTCATGGCGGCGGCAGCGGCGACCTGTATGTTCAAATCGGCGTCAAGGCGCATCCCATTTTTGAACGCAGCGACAGCGATCTCCATTGTGAAGTGCCGATAAGCTTTGCCACAGCAGCGCTGGGCGGCTCTATCGAAGTGCCCACACTGGAAGGGCGGGTTACCCTTAAGATTCCTGCCGAGACACAAACCGGCAAAGTGTTTCGTTTAAGGGGCAAAGGAATTAAATCGGTAAGAGGCCAGGGGGTCGGCGATTTGCTTTGCCGGGTGGTGGTGGAAACGCCGGTGAACTTATCCCGCGAACAGAAGGATTTGTTAACCCAGTTGCAGGAATCCTTAGACAGCAGTAAAAAAACCCATTCGCCGCGTTTAAGCTCCTGGTTCGACGGTGTAAAAAAATTCTTCGAAGACATGAAATTTTAA
- the dnaK gene encoding molecular chaperone DnaK: MAKIIGIDLGTTNSCVAIMEGNNTRVIENSEGHRTTPSIVAYTDDNETLVGQAAKRQAVTNPKNTLFAVKRLIGRRFDDPVVQKDIKMVPYQIIKADNGDAWVRVKNQDKAPPQISAEVLRKMKKTAEDYLGEEVKEAVITVPAYFNDSQRQATKDAGRIAGLEVKRIINEPTAAALAYGMDKKRGDSVIAVYDLGGGTFDISIIEIAEVDGEHQFEVLSTNGDTFLGGEDFDLALIEYLAAEFKKDTGIDLHNDPLALQRLKEAAEKAKIELSSAQQTDVNLPYITADASGPKHLNIKLTRAKLESLVEKLVERTIEPCKTALKDAGLSVSQINEVILVGGQTRMPLVQKTVQDFFGKEPRKDVNPDEAVAVGAAIQAAVLSGDVKDILLLDVTPLSLGIETLGGVMTKLIEKNTTIPTKANQVFSTADDNQTAVTVHVLQGEREQASANKSLGRFDLNDIPPAPRGVPQIEVTFDIDANGILNVSAKDKATGKAQSIIIKASSGLSEAEVEAMVKDAKAHADEDKKFKELADVRNHADSLIHSSEKSLKDLATELSDDEKRGIETAISELKEAVKGNDKAHIEDKLKVLTDASAKMAERIYAKKAAEGQAQGAPAGAETHTEEASSAKADEGVVDAEFEEVQDDKK; the protein is encoded by the coding sequence ATGGCAAAAATTATCGGAATTGACTTAGGTACGACCAACTCCTGTGTGGCGATCATGGAAGGCAACAATACCCGCGTGATCGAAAACAGCGAAGGTCACCGCACCACCCCTTCTATTGTTGCTTACACGGATGACAATGAAACGCTGGTTGGTCAGGCCGCTAAACGCCAGGCAGTCACCAATCCTAAAAATACCCTGTTTGCCGTCAAGCGTCTGATTGGACGTCGTTTTGATGATCCAGTGGTTCAGAAAGACATTAAAATGGTTCCCTACCAAATCATCAAAGCCGACAATGGCGATGCTTGGGTACGCGTTAAGAACCAGGACAAGGCGCCGCCGCAGATTTCTGCGGAAGTGTTGCGCAAAATGAAGAAAACCGCAGAAGATTACCTCGGCGAAGAAGTCAAGGAAGCGGTGATTACTGTTCCGGCTTACTTCAATGACTCCCAGCGTCAAGCCACAAAAGATGCTGGCCGCATCGCCGGTCTCGAAGTGAAACGTATCATCAACGAACCCACAGCGGCTGCATTGGCTTACGGGATGGATAAAAAACGCGGTGACTCCGTCATTGCCGTTTATGACCTGGGCGGCGGTACGTTTGATATTTCCATCATTGAAATTGCTGAAGTCGATGGCGAGCACCAGTTTGAAGTCTTGTCCACGAATGGGGACACCTTCCTCGGCGGTGAAGACTTCGACCTCGCATTAATTGAATACCTGGCGGCTGAGTTCAAAAAGGACACCGGCATTGACCTGCATAACGATCCGCTGGCTCTGCAACGCCTTAAAGAAGCAGCTGAAAAAGCAAAAATCGAATTGTCATCCGCCCAGCAGACCGATGTTAACCTGCCTTATATTACGGCTGATGCGTCAGGACCTAAGCACCTCAACATTAAATTAACCCGTGCCAAACTGGAGTCTTTAGTTGAAAAACTGGTTGAGCGTACGATTGAGCCCTGCAAAACCGCATTGAAGGATGCCGGGTTGTCGGTTTCCCAAATCAACGAAGTCATTCTCGTCGGCGGTCAGACCCGCATGCCGCTGGTGCAAAAAACAGTGCAGGACTTTTTCGGCAAAGAGCCGCGTAAAGACGTAAACCCTGACGAAGCGGTGGCCGTCGGTGCGGCTATTCAGGCGGCGGTTCTTTCCGGCGACGTGAAAGACATTCTGTTGCTTGACGTCACGCCGCTGTCCTTAGGGATTGAAACCTTAGGCGGTGTCATGACTAAACTGATTGAGAAGAACACAACTATTCCTACCAAGGCCAATCAGGTTTTCTCCACTGCCGATGATAATCAGACCGCAGTAACCGTGCATGTTCTGCAAGGGGAACGTGAACAGGCTTCGGCGAACAAATCCTTAGGCCGCTTTGACTTAAATGACATTCCGCCTGCACCACGCGGTGTGCCGCAAATCGAAGTGACCTTTGACATTGACGCCAACGGTATTTTGAATGTATCCGCCAAAGACAAAGCCACCGGCAAGGCCCAATCCATCATCATTAAAGCCTCAAGCGGTTTAAGTGAAGCCGAAGTTGAAGCGATGGTGAAAGACGCCAAGGCGCATGCGGACGAAGACAAAAAATTCAAAGAACTGGCCGATGTCCGAAACCATGCCGACAGTTTAATTCACAGCAGTGAAAAATCCTTAAAAGATCTGGCAACAGAGCTGTCTGATGACGAAAAACGCGGCATTGAAACAGCCATTTCCGAATTGAAAGAAGCGGTCAAGGGCAATGACAAGGCTCACATCGAAGACAAATTGAAAGTTCTGACCGATGCTTCTGCGAAAATGGCCGAGCGCATTTATGCCAAGAAAGCCGCGGAAGGCCAGGCACAGGGCGCTCCTGCCGGTGCTGAGACTCACACGGAGGAAGCGTCTTCTGCCAAAGCCGATGAAGGGGTTGTCGATGCTGAATTCGAAGAGGTTCAGGACGACAAGAAATAA
- the grpE gene encoding nucleotide exchange factor GrpE, giving the protein MSENKTKNWQKIKEESDALDNDDRFEDDEDLTDAEDPSEHVDGALEQPSIGGLEEKLLLAEKQAHENWEKSVRAIAELDNVRRRAERDVANAHRYGQEKLIASLLPILDSLEQALQLADKDANAAMHEGLQLTMKLFLDVLDKHDVKQLDPQGEPFNPQEHEAMSMQDVPGVAPNSIVAVFQKGYKLNDRIIRPARVIVAKPRPIDENV; this is encoded by the coding sequence ATGAGCGAAAATAAAACAAAAAACTGGCAAAAAATTAAAGAAGAGAGTGACGCATTGGACAATGACGATCGGTTTGAAGACGATGAGGATCTGACAGACGCTGAAGACCCCTCAGAGCATGTCGACGGTGCGCTGGAGCAACCCAGCATTGGCGGTCTTGAAGAAAAATTGCTGCTGGCTGAAAAGCAGGCCCATGAAAATTGGGAAAAATCAGTGCGGGCGATAGCTGAACTGGATAATGTCCGCCGCCGCGCGGAGCGCGATGTCGCCAATGCCCATCGGTATGGCCAGGAAAAACTGATTGCTTCCCTGCTGCCAATCCTGGATAGCCTGGAGCAAGCCTTGCAACTGGCGGACAAAGACGCCAATGCCGCCATGCACGAAGGCCTGCAATTGACGATGAAGCTCTTTCTGGACGTGCTGGATAAGCATGATGTCAAGCAACTGGACCCCCAGGGGGAACCCTTTAATCCGCAGGAACACGAAGCCATGTCCATGCAGGACGTGCCGGGAGTTGCCCCCAATTCAATTGTTGCGGTATTCCAGAAGGGTTACAAACTCAACGACCGCATCATCCGCCCGGCCCGGGTCATTGTCGCAAAACCGAGGCCGATTGATGAAAATGTGTAA
- a CDS encoding 3-deoxy-7-phosphoheptulonate synthase class II, protein MSSWSPVSWQQFSYQQAATYPDEIQLSRVVEQLSQMPPLVTSGEIKRLKLAIARAGRGQAFILQGGDCAESFNDCRSQVIGNKLKILLQMSLVLLHGMRKPIIRVGRIAGQYAKPRSSDFETVDGVTLPSYRGDLVNSPEFNAHSRIPNPKLLLKGYSCAAMTLNYIRALLNGGFADLHHPQRWDLSFVEHSPQAEEYNAIVRSIADSLDFLESIDGLRNSSLNKVDFYTSHEALHLHYEQALTRKPQDGLWYNLSTHLPWIGMRTAQLDSAHVEFIRGIQNPIGIKIGPSATKDWLQELLQKLNPEREEGRLLLITRLGANQIEQRLPSLIAAVQESGFPVTWSCDPMHGNTETTADGIKTRRFDNILSELQQAVTIHQKMNSYLGGVHFELTGDNVTECIGGARGLSEDDLKHAYRSLVDPRLNYEQSLEMAIQLSRQFQSY, encoded by the coding sequence ATGAGTTCTTGGTCTCCTGTTTCCTGGCAGCAGTTTTCATACCAGCAGGCCGCCACTTACCCGGATGAAATTCAACTGTCACGGGTGGTGGAGCAGTTAAGTCAAATGCCGCCTCTAGTCACCAGCGGCGAAATAAAAAGACTGAAACTGGCCATTGCACGCGCTGGCCGGGGCCAGGCGTTTATTTTACAGGGCGGCGACTGTGCCGAATCATTTAACGATTGCCGCTCTCAGGTCATCGGCAATAAATTGAAAATTTTATTGCAGATGAGCCTTGTGCTGCTCCACGGTATGCGTAAGCCCATCATCCGTGTCGGCCGTATTGCCGGACAATACGCGAAGCCGCGTTCGTCCGATTTTGAAACCGTCGACGGCGTGACGCTACCCAGTTACCGCGGCGATTTGGTCAACTCCCCTGAGTTTAACGCCCATTCCCGCATCCCCAACCCTAAACTGTTGCTAAAGGGTTACAGCTGTGCCGCCATGACCCTGAATTACATCCGCGCCCTGCTCAACGGCGGCTTTGCTGATTTGCATCATCCGCAGCGCTGGGATTTAAGTTTTGTCGAGCATTCGCCTCAGGCGGAAGAATACAATGCCATCGTCCGCTCGATTGCGGATTCGCTTGATTTTCTTGAAAGCATTGATGGATTACGCAACAGCAGCCTGAATAAGGTTGATTTCTATACTTCGCATGAAGCTCTGCACCTTCATTATGAGCAGGCACTGACCCGCAAACCGCAGGATGGCCTGTGGTATAACCTGTCCACGCACCTGCCCTGGATTGGCATGCGCACGGCACAACTGGACAGCGCTCATGTCGAATTCATACGCGGCATTCAAAACCCGATTGGCATTAAAATTGGACCGTCTGCCACCAAAGACTGGCTGCAGGAGTTGTTACAAAAACTCAACCCTGAGCGTGAAGAAGGCCGTCTGCTGCTGATTACCCGCTTAGGCGCCAATCAAATTGAACAGCGGCTCCCTTCCCTGATTGCTGCCGTTCAGGAAAGCGGCTTCCCCGTCACCTGGTCCTGCGATCCCATGCATGGCAACACAGAAACCACGGCCGACGGCATTAAAACGCGCCGTTTCGACAATATTCTTTCTGAATTGCAGCAAGCCGTCACTATTCATCAGAAAATGAACAGCTATCTGGGCGGCGTCCATTTTGAATTAACCGGCGACAATGTCACCGAATGCATTGGCGGTGCACGGGGTTTAAGCGAGGACGATTTAAAACATGCTTATCGCAGTCTGGTGGATCCTCGTCTGAATTATGAACAATCTCTGGAGATGGCTATTCAACTGAGCCGTCAGTTCCAATCTTACTGA